Below is a window of Enterobacter kobei DNA.
AAAAGTGCCGATCCGCGATATGCGTACCATTCTGGAAACCCTCGCGGAACATGCGCCGGTACAGAACGATCCGCATGAACTGACGACGGTTGTCCGTGTGGCGCTGGGCCGCGCCATTACGCAGCAGTGGTTCCCGGGCAGTGGCGAAGTGCAGGTGATTGGTCTGGATACGCCGCTTGAACGTCTGCTGTTGCAGGCCTTGCAGGGCGGCGGTGGTCTGGAACCGGGTCTGGCGGATCGTCTGCTGGCGCAAACCCAGGAGGCGCTGGTTCGTCAGGAAATGCTCGGCGCACCGCCGGTACTGCTGGTGAATCATGCCCTGCGTCCGCTGCTGTCGCGCTTCCTGCGTCGCAGTCTGCCGCAACTGGTGGTGCTGTCGAATATGGAGCTGTCGGACAACCGTAGCATCCGTATGACCGCCACGATCGGTGGTAAATAATGCGCGCGCTGGCATGGCTGATTGCACTGCCGCTGTTCGCGCACGCTGCGGGCGAGGGGGCGTGGCAGGCCAGCAGCATCGGCATCACGCTCAGTCATCGTGGACAGGCGGCGTCCTCCCAGCCGCTGTCTGCCTCCCAGCCTGCCAGCGGTCTGATGACGCTGGTGGCCTGGCGCTATGAGCTGAACGGCCCGACGCCGGCAGGGCTGCTGGTGCGTCTGTGCTCGCAAGCGCGCTGCGTGGAGCTGGACGGCGAAAGCGGCACTACCATGGGTTTTGCCAATGTTCCGGCAGCAGAGCCGCTGCGCTTTGTCTGGGAAGTGCCCGGCGGTGGCCGGTTGATCCCGGCGCTGAAAGTCAGCCGTAACGAAGTCATCGTTAACTACCGCTAATTGCCCGTCTTTTTGCCCGCCACTGTCGATTTCTTCTGCAATCCGGTGGCTGGCTCTCATATTTTGACCCCGCCTTTTGAACCATAAGAAACACTGTTTTATAAATCAGTGACACGCATGATGACACTCTTTGCATTTTTGCCAGTTGCGTCAGTACCCTGGCAGAAACAGAAAGGTTTCTCTCATCACATAATTCTACTTTAGCCGTGTAATGTTCCTCTCAGGCTACGCCAATTGCCTGGGAGCTCCCCATAACAAAAAGGGTTTGCGGCAATGAAAACACGTAAAATTGGACTGGCAAACTACCTGGCCTATGGCTCGGGTGACTTTCTGGGGGCGGGCACCACAGCGCTGACCGCGGCCTGGCTCCTCTATTTCTACACCACCTTCTGTGGCTTAACGCCTATCGAAGCGACCTTCATCTTTGCCACCGCAAGGGTGCTGGACGCGGTGATCAGCCCACTGATGGGCTTTTTAACCGATAACTTTGGTTCGACCTGGCTGGGTAAGCGCTTCGGGCGTCGTAAGTTCTTTATCCTGCTCGGTATTCCCTGCGTGTTCAGCTACTCCATCATGTGGGTAGGGGACATGGGCTTCTGGTACTATCTGCTCACCTACCTGATTTTTGACATCGTCTACACCATGATCCTGGTGCCCTATGAAACCCTGGTGCCGGAGATGACCGATGACTTCAAACAGAAAACCAAATTCTCCGGTGCACGTATCGGTATGGCGCAAATGTCCGCCATTCTGGCGTCGTTCCTGCCGGGTATTCTGTTAACCCATTTCGGCAAAGACAACCCGGTCTCCTTCTTCTATGCCAGCCTGGTGTTCTCGGTGTTGTGCGCCCTGATGCTGACATTCGTATGGTTCTTCACCTGGGAGCGACCACGCGAAGACTGGACTGAAGCGGCGCTGCGTGCGGAAGAGGAGAAGAAACATCTGACGTTTGGCCAGAGCATGCGTCGTCTGTTTGTCGAGCTTAGCTCCACCCTGCGTATTAAGATTTTCCGTCAGCACCTGGGCATGTACCTCGGCGGCTATATCGCCCAGGACGTGTTCAACGCGGTCTTTACTTACTATGTGGTGTTCGTGCTGATGCAGGATGCGTCGATGGCGTCGAACCTGCTGGGAACGATGGCGATCTTCCAGTTTATTGCGGTCATCATGATGATCCCGCTGTGCATCCGTTTCGGGCCTGCGCCGTCCTACCGCATGGTGGTGGTGCTGTTCGGTCTTAGCTCGGCGTCTTACGCCATTCTCTACTACGCCGGTCTGAGCGATATCTATTCGCTGTTACTGCTGATTTCTGCGGTGGCGGGGCTGGGACGCGGTGGGATCAACTATGTGCCGTGGAACACCTACACCTATATCGCTGATATTGACGAAGTGGTGACCGGCCAGCGTCGTGAAGGCATCTTTGCCGGCATCATGACCCTTACGCGTAAAGCGTCCCAGGCGGGGGCCATCATGCTGGTGGGGATCATCATGCAGGCGTCCGGTTTTGTATCTGGTCAGAAAACGCAGGTGGAATCCGTCAGCCATACCATTCTGATGATCCTCTGCTTCGGTACGGTGGCGGTGCTGCTGTGCGGCTTCCTCGTCTCACTGCGCTTCAAACTGAACCTGACAACGCATAGCGTCCTGCGCCAGGAAACCGAGAAGATGCGTCAGACGGGCCGCGTGATGCCGGAAACCGTCACCCCGGAAGCGCGTGCGACGGTAGAAATGCTGGCGGGAATGCCGCTCGAATCCCTGTGGGGCAATAACAATATTGGCTATCTGAATCGCAATAAGCCAGCCCCGGGTTCTCTCAAAGCCCGAGCCGCGACTGAATTCAATACTCAAGAGGTGAAGTAAATGATTGTTTATCCTGTCAAATATAGCCCTTTACTGTGTCAGCCGGAGCGTTTTATTGCCCGTGATGAACTGAAGGCACTGATCCAGAAAGTGACCCATAACCTGGTTAACATTCGGGATGAATCCGGTGAGTTTTTACTGCGATTAGATGACGGGCGCGTCATTGATACCAAAGGCTGGGCGGGCTGGGAGTGGACGCACGGTGTCGGCCTGTACGGCATCTGGCAGTACTACCAGCAGACCGGCGATCTGGCGATGCGCGATATTATCGACGGCTGGTTTGCCGACCGCTTTGCAGAAGGGGCGACCACCAAAAACGTTAACACCATGGCACCCTTTCTGACGCTGGCGTACCGCTACGAGGAAAACCGCAATCCGGCATTCCTGCCGTGGCTGGAAAGCTGGGCAGAGTGGGCGATGCACGACATGCCGCGCACCGAACACGGCGGTATGCAGCACATCACGCTGGCAGAAGAGAATCATCAGCAGATGTGGGATGACACGCTGATGATGACCGTGCTGCCGCTGGCGAAAATCGGCAAGCTGCTGGATCGCCCGGCGTATGTGGAAGAGGCGGTGTATCAGTTTCTGCTGCACGTGCAGAACCTGATGGACAGGGAAACCGGGCTGTGGTTCCACGGCTGGAATTACGAAGGCAACCATAACTTTGCGAAAGCGCGCTGGGCGCGGGGCAACAGCTGGCTGACTATCGTCATTCCGGATTTTCTGGAGCTGGTGGATCTGCCGGAAAACAACGCCGTGCGTCGCTATCTGGTGCAGGTACTGAATGCGCAGGTCGCGGCGCTGGCGAAATGCCAGGATGACAGCGGCCTGTGGCATACGCTGCTCGACGATCCGCAGTCGTATCTGGAGGCTTCGGCAACGGCAGGCTTTGCCTACGGCATTCTGAAAGCGGTGCGTAAGCGTTATATCAGCCAGGAGTATGCCGAGGTGGCGGAAAAAGCCATCAAAGGGATCGTGCAGAATATTTCCCCGGAAGGGGAGCTGTTGCAGACGTCGTTCGGGACGGGCATGGGATCGGACCTGGATTTCTACCGCACTATTCCGCGCACGTCGATGCCCTACGGGCAGGCGATGGCGATGTTATGTCTGACGGAGTATTTGCGTAAATACTTCTGAAATCGTTCAGAGATTGTTGCCCCGGTAAGCAACGCGCCACCGGGGAAAACCCCTGATGGCGCGTTGCTGATCAGGCCTACAAAAATAAAAACCCGGCGAACCGGGGTTTTTTATTACATCCGTTCTACGGTTTCGATACCCAGCGTATCCAGACCCAGCTTCAGCGTTTTCGCCGTCAGCAGTGCCAGCTTCAGGCGGCTCTGACGCGTGGTTTCGTTTTCCGCACTCAGGATCGGGCAGTGCTCATAGAAGCCAGAGAACAGCCCCGCCAGATCGTACAGGTAGGTACACATCACGTGCGGCGTGCCTTCACGGGCGACCACGGTCAGCGTCTCTTCAAACTGGATCAGGCGGGCCGCCAGCTGCACTTCGCGGTCTTCGGTGAGGATCACCGGCGCGTCGCTCAGCGTGCTTTCGTCGAGACCAGCCTTACGGAAGACAGACAGCACGCGGGTGTAAGCGTACTGCATGTACGGCGCGGTATTGCCTTCGAACGCCAGCATGTTGTCCCAGTCGAAGATGTAATCGGTGGTACGGCTCTTGGAGAGATCGGCGTATTTCACCGCGCCGATACCGACGGCGTTGGCCAGTTTTTCCAGCTCGTCTGCCGGCATGTCCGGGT
It encodes the following:
- a CDS encoding MFS transporter; the protein is MKTRKIGLANYLAYGSGDFLGAGTTALTAAWLLYFYTTFCGLTPIEATFIFATARVLDAVISPLMGFLTDNFGSTWLGKRFGRRKFFILLGIPCVFSYSIMWVGDMGFWYYLLTYLIFDIVYTMILVPYETLVPEMTDDFKQKTKFSGARIGMAQMSAILASFLPGILLTHFGKDNPVSFFYASLVFSVLCALMLTFVWFFTWERPREDWTEAALRAEEEKKHLTFGQSMRRLFVELSSTLRIKIFRQHLGMYLGGYIAQDVFNAVFTYYVVFVLMQDASMASNLLGTMAIFQFIAVIMMIPLCIRFGPAPSYRMVVVLFGLSSASYAILYYAGLSDIYSLLLLISAVAGLGRGGINYVPWNTYTYIADIDEVVTGQRREGIFAGIMTLTRKASQAGAIMLVGIIMQASGFVSGQKTQVESVSHTILMILCFGTVAVLLCGFLVSLRFKLNLTTHSVLRQETEKMRQTGRVMPETVTPEARATVEMLAGMPLESLWGNNNIGYLNRNKPAPGSLKARAATEFNTQEVK
- the flhE gene encoding flagellar protein FlhE — its product is MRALAWLIALPLFAHAAGEGAWQASSIGITLSHRGQAASSQPLSASQPASGLMTLVAWRYELNGPTPAGLLVRLCSQARCVELDGESGTTMGFANVPAAEPLRFVWEVPGGGRLIPALKVSRNEVIVNYR
- the bglB gene encoding beta-galactosidase BglB → MIVYPVKYSPLLCQPERFIARDELKALIQKVTHNLVNIRDESGEFLLRLDDGRVIDTKGWAGWEWTHGVGLYGIWQYYQQTGDLAMRDIIDGWFADRFAEGATTKNVNTMAPFLTLAYRYEENRNPAFLPWLESWAEWAMHDMPRTEHGGMQHITLAEENHQQMWDDTLMMTVLPLAKIGKLLDRPAYVEEAVYQFLLHVQNLMDRETGLWFHGWNYEGNHNFAKARWARGNSWLTIVIPDFLELVDLPENNAVRRYLVQVLNAQVAALAKCQDDSGLWHTLLDDPQSYLEASATAGFAYGILKAVRKRYISQEYAEVAEKAIKGIVQNISPEGELLQTSFGTGMGSDLDFYRTIPRTSMPYGQAMAMLCLTEYLRKYF